From the genome of Papaver somniferum cultivar HN1 chromosome 2, ASM357369v1, whole genome shotgun sequence, one region includes:
- the LOC113351654 gene encoding uncharacterized protein LOC113351654: MGLSSLLSYTFVCDLFLPGTKIWNEQLICSIFNHDTSIAILNMHIPPTDEDYLIWKPDRRSSFTVKSAYNTLCASSVNNAIASDNIPRHVWKHLLKYKVPHKVQLFVWICLKNIVPVRAKLACYNPEVEPHCKFCNNSLETINHLLVECDYATSIWNALNVDITTDIQHYNSFQTWVASWFSAGEELHNNNRNEGYVIKLMCTIWYIWKDRCNLIFQDIPPNKNITISRIQYLTHLCNHVVIPTSVNRQCSTLNKDWIPLEEGFLKLNIDASYMSETKKGSIGLMVRDHAVGVKGFKLEEEVEADVGAEHFECKALFMAVDWMKRWL, encoded by the coding sequence ATGGGTCTATCTAGCCTGTTATCTTATACTTTTGTTTGTGATCTTTTTCTGCCTGGTACTAAAATATGGAATGAGCAACTAATTTGTTCTATTTTTAATCATGATACCTCTATTGCTATCCTAAATATGCATATTCCTCCTACTGATGAAGATTATTTGATTTGGAAACCTGACAGAAGAAGTAGTTTCACTGTTAAGAGTGCTTACAATACTCTTTGTGCTAGTTCTGTTAATAATGCCATTGCTAGTGATAACATTCCTAGACATGTTTGGAAACATCTATTGAAGTACAAAGTCCCTCACAAAGTACAACTTTTTGTCTGGATATGCTTGAAAAACATTGTTCCTGTTAGAGCCAAACTTGCATGTTATAACCCTGAAGTAGAGCCACACTGTAAGTTTTGTAATAATAGTCTTGAAACTATTAATCATTTACTAGTTGAATGTGACTATGCTACTTCCATATGGAATGCCTTAAATGTTGATATTACCACTGACATTCAGCATTATAATTCTTTTCAAACTTGGGTAGCTTCTTGGTTCAGTGCAGGTGAAGAACTCCATAATAATAACAGGAATGAGGGATATGTGATTAAATTAATGTGTACTATATGGTATATTTGGAAAGACAGGTGCAACCTAATTTTTCAGGATATTCCTCCTAATAAGAACATCACTATCTCTAGGATACAATATTTAACTCACCTTTGTAATCATGTTGTTATTCCTACTTCAGTTAACAGACAATGTAGTACTCTCAACAAGGATTGGATTCCTCTAGAAGAGGGATTTCTTAAGCTGAATATAGATGCCTCTTACATGTCTGAAACTAAGAAAGGTAGCATTGGACTGATGGTGCGTGATCATGCAGTAGGGGTGAAAGGTTTCAAACTGGAGGAAGAAGTGGAGGCAGATGTGGGAGCTGAACATTTTGAATGCAAAGCTCTTTTCATGGCAGTGGATTGGATGAAAAGATGGTTATGA